The following proteins are co-located in the Apium graveolens cultivar Ventura chromosome 5, ASM990537v1, whole genome shotgun sequence genome:
- the LOC141661683 gene encoding uncharacterized protein LOC141661683, giving the protein MKHIIKSRVTCMALVFILYLSVEYCNGEKDVTVGAIMEKREKEALYLAIQGFVGKWWNGSELFPDPCGWTPIQGVSCDIFDDGYWFVTELNIGLIHENSPSCVLNMEFSPYLFALKHLKRLSFVNCMVHTSHPITIPTVDWAAFSGSLQSLEFRSNPGLIGQIPSSFGSLTNLQSLVLLENGMSGELPTNLGNLINLKRLVFSENQFTGQIPLNFGSLKQLLIMDLSRNSLSGNLPFSFGRLNSLLKLDVSNNRLEGAIPNEIGNLRNLTLLDLSRNKFAGVLTKSLQELSYLRELVLSRNPISGSLMNLEWNNLQSLIILDLSKMMLTGEVPESISKLKELRFLGLNDNNLTGELTPKLAEMPNVTAMYLNGNSFTGKLKLPESFYGKMGRRFGAWDNSNLCYAFNLSSTSHVPFGVEQCQDKVNHYGTEVDASSKLGKNVNEVPSLVASGKYSRNGISHVYLLTIMVLLLFLDFSV; this is encoded by the exons ATGAAGCATATCATAAAATCAAGGGTCACTTGTATGGctcttgttttcatactttattTGAGTGTTGAATATTGTAATGGAGAAAAAGATGTAACAGTGGGAGCTATAATggagaaaagagagaaagaagCTCTGTACTTAGCCATTCAAGGGTTTGTGGGTAAGTGGTGGAATGGTTCAGAACTCTTTCCTGATCCTTGTGGTTGGACTCCTATTCAG GGCGTTTCTTGTGATATATTTGATGATGGCTATTGGTTTGTCACTGAATTAAACATTGGCCTCATACATGAAAACTCTCCTAGTTGTGTCTTGAATATGGAATTTAGCCCTTATCTGTTTGCACTAAAGCACCTCAAACGTCTATCGTTTGTTAACTGCATGGTACACACAAGCCATCCTATAACGATCCCTACTGTGGATTGGGCTGCATTTTCAGGCAGCTTACAGTCGCTAGAGTTCAGATCAAACCCTGGTCTCATTGGACAAATTCCAAGTTCATTTGGTAGCCTTACTAATCTTCAATCTCTAGTGCTCTTAGAAAATGGAATGAGCGGTGAACTGCCAACAAATCTAGGCAACTTGATTAACTTGAAGCGGCTAGTATTTTCAGAAAATCAGTTTACAGGTCAAATTCCATTGAATTTTGGTAGCTTGAAACAGCTATTAATCATGGACTTGAGTCGAAATTCATTATCTGGGAATTTGCCATTCTCTTTTGGTAGGCTAAATTCATTGTTGAAACTTGATGTCAGCAACAATCGGTTGGAGGGCGCTATCCCCAATGAAATTGGAAACCTGAGAAATCTGACATTGTTAGATCTTAGCAGAAATAAATTTGCAGGTGTTCTGACAAAGTCACTTCAAGAGCTGAGTTATTTAAGAGAATTAGTCTTATCAAGAAATCCGATAAGTGGAAGCCTCATGAATCTTGAGTGGAATAATCTTCAAAGCTTAATTATCTTAGATCTCTCCAAAATGATGTTGACGGGTGAAGTTCCAGAGTCCATTTCTAAGTTGAAGGAACTCAGATTTTTGGGACTTAATGACAACAATCTCACAGGCGAGCTCACGCCAAAACTAGCAGAAATGCCTAATGTCACTGCAATGTACCTTAATGGAAATAGTTTCACAGGCAAACTTAAACTCCCTGAATCATTTTATGGAAAAATGGGGAGACGTTTCGGGGCTTGGGATAACTCAAATCTATGTTACGCATTTAATTTGTCATCAACTAGCCATGTTCCTTTTGGAGTTGAACAATGTCAGGACAAGGTCAATCATTATGGGACAGAAGTTGATGCAAGTTCCAAGTTGGGGAAGAATGTGAATGAAGTTCCCAGTTTAGTTGCTTCAGGGAAATACTCAAGGAATGGGATTTCGCATGTCTATCTACTAACTATTATGGTGCTTCTTTTGTTCTTGGACTTTTCTGTTTAA